One Mycobacteroides abscessus ATCC 19977 genomic window carries:
- a CDS encoding glycosyltransferase family 39 protein, translating to MSVLSTARGRAREPLSVTLLLVGTAVAYLINLASNGWANSFYSAAVQAGSVSWKAGFFGSSDAANSITVDKPPAALWLMELSVRVFGLSGWSILVPQVLLGVASVGLLYATVRRYFGHRAGLLAGLVLAVTPVAVLMFRFNNPDALLVFLMIAAVWAMMRAVEDGRTRWMLLVGVFVGFGFLTKQLQVLLVIPPVAVTYLIAGPAGAGKRLAQLVGSAAAAVVSAGWWIAAVELWPPGSRPWIGGSPDNSILELTLGYNGLGRINGNETGSASGPREGMYGFGGHFGSEPGIGRLFQPALGGQIAWLLPTALLLAILGIVLLRNNSRTDARRAVLIVFGLWILTTGIVFSYMQGIFHPYYSMALTPAVAALVGAGSVLGWREREKSWVRACLAALLMLTAAMAWLLLGRSPEFQPWLRWAILILALLALIGLAMSRCPKAVVVAALVAALAGPVAYSAATIATPHGGALPSAGPEVNGGGFPEFPDMPERPHRAEFEPASKRGGSLLDGSDPGPNIVAALNDNADRYTWVAAAIGSNQASGYQLATRRPVMPIGGFNGTDPSPTLAQFQQYVADGQIHYFIDGERGSHGDEGFGPPGSETSKSIREWVQRTFTKKTIDDVEVYDLTGH from the coding sequence ATGAGTGTCTTGTCGACGGCTCGCGGGCGTGCCCGCGAGCCGCTTTCGGTCACCCTGCTGCTGGTCGGAACGGCGGTGGCGTATCTGATCAACCTCGCCTCCAACGGCTGGGCCAATTCCTTCTATTCAGCTGCGGTACAAGCAGGTTCGGTCTCGTGGAAGGCTGGGTTCTTCGGATCTTCGGACGCCGCGAACTCGATCACCGTCGACAAACCGCCGGCCGCGCTCTGGCTCATGGAACTGTCGGTGCGCGTGTTCGGGCTGAGTGGCTGGAGCATCCTGGTGCCACAGGTGCTGCTGGGCGTGGCGTCCGTCGGCCTGCTCTATGCCACCGTTCGCCGGTACTTCGGGCATCGAGCCGGACTGCTGGCCGGCTTGGTGCTCGCGGTCACGCCGGTGGCCGTGTTGATGTTCCGTTTCAACAACCCCGACGCTCTGCTGGTGTTTTTGATGATCGCCGCGGTGTGGGCGATGATGCGTGCCGTCGAAGACGGGCGTACCCGGTGGATGCTGCTCGTAGGGGTGTTCGTCGGGTTCGGGTTTCTGACCAAGCAGCTCCAGGTCCTGTTGGTCATCCCGCCCGTCGCGGTCACCTATCTGATCGCGGGGCCGGCGGGTGCGGGCAAGAGGCTGGCACAGCTCGTTGGATCGGCTGCCGCGGCAGTGGTTTCGGCCGGCTGGTGGATCGCCGCTGTCGAGCTGTGGCCGCCGGGTTCACGCCCGTGGATCGGTGGATCGCCCGATAACTCGATCCTCGAGCTCACCCTGGGCTACAACGGATTGGGCCGCATCAACGGCAATGAGACGGGAAGCGCCTCGGGCCCGCGCGAGGGGATGTACGGCTTCGGGGGCCACTTCGGGAGCGAGCCCGGGATCGGACGGCTGTTTCAGCCCGCGCTCGGTGGCCAGATCGCCTGGCTGCTGCCTACCGCGCTGTTACTCGCGATTCTCGGCATAGTGTTGTTACGCAATAACTCTCGTACTGACGCGCGGCGTGCCGTGCTCATCGTCTTCGGCTTGTGGATACTCACCACCGGCATCGTGTTCAGCTACATGCAGGGCATCTTCCATCCCTATTATTCGATGGCACTGACCCCTGCGGTCGCCGCGCTGGTTGGTGCCGGTTCGGTACTGGGCTGGCGGGAACGTGAAAAGTCTTGGGTGCGAGCTTGTCTCGCGGCTCTGCTGATGCTCACCGCCGCGATGGCGTGGCTGCTGTTGGGGCGTTCGCCGGAATTCCAGCCCTGGCTGCGCTGGGCGATCCTGATCCTCGCGCTGCTGGCGCTGATCGGTCTGGCGATGAGCAGATGCCCCAAGGCCGTCGTTGTCGCCGCGCTCGTCGCGGCACTGGCCGGGCCGGTCGCGTACTCGGCCGCGACCATCGCCACCCCACACGGCGGCGCGCTTCCCTCTGCCGGGCCGGAGGTGAACGGCGGCGGCTTCCCGGAATTTCCGGATATGCCCGAGCGGCCACACCGGGCCGAATTCGAACCCGCGTCCAAGCGCGGTGGCAGTCTGCTGGACGGAAGCGATCCCGGACCGAATATCGTTGCCGCCCTCAACGACAACGCGGATCGGTACACGTGGGTGGCCGCGGCGATCGGCTCGAACCAAGCGTCCGGATATCAGCTGGCCACCAGGCGGCCGGTGATGCCCATCGGTGGATTCAACGGAACCGATCCGTCGCCGACACTGGCCCAATTCCAGCAGTACGTGGCCGACGGACAGATCCATTACTTCATAGATGGGGAGCGCGGTAGCCACGGCGATGAGGGGTTCGGCCCGCCCGGCAGCGAGACCTCGAAGTCCATTCGGGAGTGGGTGCAGCGCACCTTCACCAAAAAGACCATCGACGATGTCGAGGTTTACGACCTCACGGGGCACTAG